Proteins encoded within one genomic window of Drosophila willistoni isolate 14030-0811.24 chromosome XL unlocalized genomic scaffold, UCI_dwil_1.1 Seg141, whole genome shotgun sequence:
- the LOC111518562 gene encoding uncharacterized protein LOC111518562, whose amino-acid sequence MEKKNYSNRIPIAKKPESNDNNMMKSAKLKKLEDQVRIGGKGTARRKHKHVQRTSGFDDKRLQSTLQKLALTPISDIQNTTLTLDDGREMVINSPKVQGSVVCNMYTFSGEMFEVLMKVPNNDSITYKDELQRNSKQKKQKQLLEEDDEAEDKIPLLVSTARKLETIQEEDLMSNEEILKLAYTKKVEINCNKEGNCQKNNVQQQQPQQEQLSKDKKKKKPKKPRNRIRSRNKTVADGFDKPNNNGPDTKSLVLLDGAGDGPANYLNQNQSNLDSIDCISLGDSDKTSIFSDSSDREQTIVGDNDSYITLCPNDEGDDEIVSNGEKQIMGKSTSLDAEEVNEAD is encoded by the exons ATGGAGAAAAAGAATTATTCGAACAGAATTCCAATTGCTAA AAAACCCGAGAGCAACGACAACAATATGATGAAATCTGCTAAGCTAAAGAAACTTGAGGATCAGGTACGGATTGGTGGTAAGGGAACGGCTCGTCGTAAGCATAAGCACGTCCAGCGGACTTCAGGCTTTGATGACAAACGTTTGCAAAGTACATTGCAAAAGTTGGCTTTGACTCCAATAAGTGACATACAAAACACTACCTTAACTCTGGACGATGGCCGAGAAATGGTTATCAACTCGCCCAAAGTTCAAGGGTCGGTAGTCTGTAATATGTATACCTTTAGCGGTGAAATGTTCGAGGTTCTGATGAAAGTACCCAACAATGATTCCATAACTTATAAGGATGAGCTACAACGCAATTCAAAGCAgaagaagcaaaagcaacTACTAGAGGAAGATGATGAAGCCGAAGACAAAATACCGCTGCTGGTGTCAACTGCAAGAAAATTGGAGACCATTCAAGAGGAGGATTTGATGTCAAACGAGGAGATATTGAAATTAGCTTATACCAAGAAAGTCGAGATAAACTGCAACAAGGAAGGCAACTGTCAGAAAAATAAtgtgcagcaacaacaaccacaacaagaGCAACTTTCAAAGgacaagaaaaagaagaaacccAAAAAACCACGGAATCGCATCCGTTCACGTAACAAGACTGTGGCGGATGGTTTCGACAAGCCAAATAATAATGGCCCGGACACTAAAAGCCTTGTCCTATTGGATGGAGCCGGCGATGGACCAGCAAATTATTTGAACCAGAATCAAAGCAATTTAGATTCAATTGATTGCATTTCGCTAGGTGATTCGGATAAAACAAGTATTTTTTCCGATAGTTCCGACAGGGAACAGACTATAGTCGGTGATAATGATTCATATATCACTCTATGTCCCAACGATGAGGGCGATGATGAGATCGTTTCTAATGGTGAGAAGCAGATTATGGGTAAATCCACTTCCCTAGATGCTGAGGAGGTCAATGAAGCCGATTAG